Proteins encoded by one window of Cheilinus undulatus linkage group 13, ASM1832078v1, whole genome shotgun sequence:
- the gorasp1a gene encoding Golgi reassembly-stacking protein 1a: MGLSQSSEVSEGGTYGYHVHGVQPNSPAEKAGLQPFFDFILSLDNRRLNEENEQLKEILKANMERMVKMEVYSTKTLRVRELEVMPSNMWGGQGLLGASVRFCSYQGANENVWHVLDVEVSSPAALAGLQPHSDYIVGADQVMQDSEDFFSLIEAHEGKPLKLLVYNTQTDACREVVVTPNGAWGGEGSLGCGIGYGYLHRIPAHPEVPKAAPSLPVPEVEPSPQPPSHGYMEAPLLAPSNQSDEVLDVEQVILQETPLPPPVQRVMDPGFSDSEGAVLNPDPSDLMDRLDLSMSSIDMTNTALAMHEEREGEISGVEELEESALISSSTDETQELSSEAVMNLSSALATNDSLSDSGVPPAETSQFIPESREPPVSLCETSGTPPVDESSLPVESPVEPSVPAEDPPCPSPVDLLQSSAVTEPTADDSLAQAIAEAAGPEEEESTELDAAQHCSHESDEEEPEEQHLE, translated from the exons atgggattaTCACAGAGTTCAGAAGTATCAGAGGGAGGGACATATGGATACCACGTGCACGGT GTGCAGCCAAACTCCCCGGCAGAAAAGGCCGGACTGCAGCCCTTCTTTGACTTCATTCTGTCTCTGGACAACAGAAGACTG AATGAAGAAAATGAGCAGCTGAAGGAGATCCTGAAAGCCAACATGGAGAGGATGGTGAAGATGGAGGTGTACAGCACTAAAACACTGAGGGTTCGTGAGCTGGAGGTGATGCCAAGTAACATGTGGGGGGGGCAGGGTCTGCTGGGTGCCAGTGTACGCTTCTGTAGCTACCAAGGAGCCAACGAGAATGTCTGGCATGTTCTG GATGTGGAAGTCAGTTCTCCTGCTGCACTGGCAGGTCTTCAGCCGCACAGTGACTACATTGTTGGAGCAGATCAAGTGATGCAAGAT TCAGAAGACTTCTTCTCGCTGATCGAGGCCCACGAAGGGAAACCgctgaagctgctggtgtacaacacacagacagacgCCTGCAGAGAGGTGGTGGTCACACCGAACGGAGCGTGGGGCGGAGAGGGCAG TTTGGGTTGTGGGATTGGTTATGGCTACCTTCATCGAATACCAGCACATCCTGAAGTCCCCAAGGCAGCACCTTCACTCCCTGTCCCTGAAGTGGAACCTTCTCCACAGCCACCGTCTCATGGATATATGgag gctcCTTTGCTTGCACCTTCAAACCAAAGTGATGAAGTGTTAGATGTGGAGCAGGTCATCCTGCAGGAAACTCCTCTACCTCCACCTGTGCAGAGAGTCATGGACCCTG gtttctcagactctgagggGGCGGTGTTGAACCCTGACCCATCAGACCTGATGGACAGACTGGATCTGTCCATGTCATCCATCGACATGACCAACACTGCGCTGGCCATGCACGAGGAGAGGGAAGGGGAAATCTCTGGTGTTG AGGAACTGGAGGAAAGTGCACTGATCTCATCATCAACAGACGAGACACAAGAGCTGAGCTCTGAGGCGGTCATGAATCTCTCTTCTGCTCTCGCTACCAACGACTCCTTGTCAGATTCAGGCGTCCCACCAGCTGAAACATCTCAGTTCATTCCAGAGTCCAGAGAACcacctgtctctctgtgtgAGACCAGCGGTACCCCACCCGTTGATGAGTCGTCTCTCCCCGTAGAGTCTCCTGTTGAGCCTTCAGTCCCCGCTGAAGACCCTCCCTGCCCCTCTCCCGTCGACCTCCTCCAGTCCTCTGCTGTGACTGAGCCGACGGCTGATGATTCCCTCGCTCAGGCCATCGCGGAAGCAGCAGgaccagaggaggaggagtccACAGAGCTCGACGCTGCTCAGCACTGCAGCCATGAGAGTGACGAGGAGGAGCCAGAGGAGCAGCATCTTGAGTAA